The window GTATGTATTCAGCAAATGTTGATGATGAAAATAATTGTCACTACCCAGAAACAGAAAACTGTTCACTATTTAAACCTTAAACTATCTTCTCAATGATTTCTAGAGAAAATCAAGTGTAAGTTAGATTCTTTCCAACTGCTCTCCTATAggacatgtgtttatttttaagccCAAATGTTATGTCTCCCTAGCCTAGCTATATAAAACAGCTTTACTCTCAAGCAAATGCTATGGGGAGAAAAGGGCAGGGAACTAGACTAGATTAAAAGAACTCAAAGAGACATAACAAAATACAATGAAACTTGATTGGCTCTagttccagaaataaaaatctacCCATTTTGGAAAtaactggggaaatctgaatgTGAGCTGGacatgaattattaattttattaggtattttaatggtattgtggttataaAGGAGAATTTCTTCAATCGTAGAAGATGTGGGCTGAAATATTTATGGGTGAAGTGTTGTGATCTCTGCaccttattttcaaatggttcagcaaaaattatatatttaaaaatagggaaaaagcaAATGTGGCACAATGTTAACTGATGAATCTAAGTGAAGAGTTTATACATATTTACTGTATTATACTTCCAAGTTTTCTGTaggtataaaattttttaataaaaagttaggaataaaaaatagcaaaaaaatagttttactgaAGAAAATACCACAcgtttctttaaatattttactgtaatAATATGTACTTATACATTGATATTACTTATTTACACTTTATAAAAACCATACCTATTCAACCTGGAATTAAACacattatttaaatttcagtgcTAATGCATGAATCTCTTTatcttaaatataaatcaaaatagctcaatatctattttaaattacataactAGATGAAGGTGTAAGGATCATGCTCtagtattttaataaagtttaaaatctcaacaattattttcaatatttcttctttgtttttcttctttgtctagaATAGTCTGTTTTAAGCTCAAAGTAGCATCGTGAAATCCAGGATTTATGTCTAATACCTTCTTGAAATCTTCCAAAGCATCATCAAAATATCCTGTACCAGAacccaaaaaatggaaaagagaaaaaaaaagctgagtaTTTCTGCATATTATTCATAGCAAAGTTTGGATATACAtacttttgcttttatatttacaAGCTTCCAACCAATCCTagtaaagggatttttttcctcttaatgaTGATGATATAGGGATGTGTATATCAAAGTCATTTTGTGTGCTCTTATGGAATAATACACCTAAAATTAGCTATGGGCttattttattgacatttaaCAGATAAACAGcataaatcataaaatttcaaCAAAACTATACCGCCTATGGTTACATAATTGCaatgaaattaagaaacagaaaattttcttttttttaacacttaaaatgagaaatactaCCTATATAGTCCCTTTAATCCAAGGATCTTTTAAACTTCACTTTCTATTGTCTTATGTGTCTTCAAAGAGTCATAACTCAGAAAAGTTTTACAGGCGACCATCAGCGTTACCCTCATTTCACAGCCGGGAATGCACAGGCACAAAGGAATGGGGTCACCCCCACTCCTGCGCCCAGGTCCAATTCCCACCCCAGTGCTCTGCTGTGATCTACGCCTATGGAAAGCCTAAAATAAACTCAGGTACGCTTCCTTTGTTCCAAGCTCTAAACCTAAATTTTGTGTAACTTTAAAACTTAATTACCACATTAGTTTACAACATTTGAGAGCTCTGAAATAACAGAATGCAGTCaatgacaaaagcaaaaaaacaaaaaaaattcttacctaGCCTATACAGTATCAACCCTCTGTTGTAATACGGAACTTCAAAATTGGGCTGGACTTCTATGGCAGATGTGTAGTCATCCATGGCTTCATAAAAATCAACCCTGAAGTACTTGATTTGCCCCCTGTTGTTATATGCAGTAGCCAAATCCTCAGGGTTGCATTTGCTTTAAACAAAAAGTTCACATTAAAAACACCGTGTTAGCAAATTCCTCTCATTTCCACTTTCATTCTCTTTTGGGTATTGTCAAACTTCATAGGCTGTAACATGCAGTATCTACACTGAAAAACCAAGCTGAAGAAACCaggtacaaataaataaactgaaaccCATTTTTGTTTAACCCTGTTATCTACTGTTGTGACACTGTATCACTACAATGTCAATCTGCAAAGCACATTAATTTTATAGTGTGTTCAAAGCCCCTGTTCACTGCCAACTTGTTTTGCCGAATATTAAAATGATTGTTCATTTTCTAAGCACACACCAGCAGGGCAAAGAAGACAGATCAGATACATGCCAAGCAAAGGGAAAGCCAGCCCAAAGTTCGAGTTTGTTATAGCTATGTCACAATGTGAATCAATTTTACTCTCAAATATTTAAGTGATCTTAAAACAATGAGATTTGAAATCATTTTCCaccaataaagaaataaagttaaccCTAGGTGAAAATTCAACACACTGATCCCCAGGGAGTGATCTCCGGGTACAGAgctgccctccctccagccttAGCTGAGATCCTCCCAACACCAGGCTGGCTTCTTCTGAGGATGGTGGGCTCCTTTAGCTCCCCTAGGACTCTGGCACACTTTGGAGGTCCTGCACGCAGAACTGGCTCTGCACCTGAGGGCGACAGAGGCTGCCCAAAGAgctttaaatcagtagactttccTGTAAGGGACTGGATGCCCAGGCAGCTCTAACCAGCCACCAGCTCAACAGGTCACAGCCCCTTGCTGCCCAGAACCTTTCTCTGCACAGGACAAATCAGCTGCACAGAGAGCACCAGAGGCGTTGCTCTCAGTCAGGGAcaattttgtttccctttctttttctcaaagtGATTTTCAAATTTGCACCAACCAGAGAAGATGCAGGTTAAATTTATCTGGAATTTATTATACGCCATAgtgcaaagaaatatttgtgaCTACAGATAGTGTTACTATAATAAAAGCTACTTCTCTTAACATCTTGATCCTTGAGATTTCAGACAGGGACAGTCCCTGCTACCAGGGACTACTGCTACCATAAGAAGCCCTCACAGCCCAGGAGCCTCCTTCAATCTAAGCTTGCTAATAATGGAGAGGGACTGTtgtaatttcagaaaatttcctTTCTGCGAGCTATGACTGAGAGAGACCGGGTACAAGGACACTTCTGGATGCCATTAGCACCTCTATTAAAACCTAGAGAACAAGAGGGCACACTCCCTTCATCTATCTCTGTTATGACACTAGTTATATGCTGTCCAGGAGGGTATGAAGAAGGAGGCAGCCCTAGGATGCCAGTAAGGTTTCAGCCATTCAATTTCAAGCTTCAAAGCTGTTACAAATTCTTAATATTaactatatattaattatatattaattcttAATATATTCAGAGGCTCATAGAATGTTAGATTTAAAATTAGATCTCATTACAACAAATTCTACAAGCCTACTTTCTGTGTggaaattttgtttcatattttaaagaaatgagctAACAGTTGAAgctgaatttttttataatattaaaatcattGTAATGATAGTATTTCTTGTAATGGAATTTAACCAAATTACTTAATCCAAATGTGGATTTTTAACATTTGCTaactttaacaacaacaaaaaaattggaaattaggTTTATGGCTAAGGCTGCACTCTTGGATATTAAAAGAAGATGCTACAAACCATTCAGAGTGAAAGGCAAAGATTGCAAATACTGTTGCAAAAATGATTCAATGacccaatattttaaaaataaatgtaaactccaaaagattaatttaatagaaaaaattgaaatgacaGAATTCACTTTCAATCCATGAGTTCCTAGAAGAATTTTAGAactgtgaggaaactgaaggctctttttactgatgagaaactGTGGCTGAGAAAAGGTACTAGTCATGGGGCAGAACCAACACAGGAATTCAGGCATGCTGAACTCCCTTCTGCTAAGACAGAGCAAATTTTCTTTCCTATGCTGCTAAGGGGCTAGTATTATATTTGCTGCAGACGCTTTTGTTCCAAAGCTGAGATGTgtaaaggaggaagaagaacaagACTAGACAGCAGCAACATACCTGTTGCTGATGAATACTTTTTGAAAGCTACTAGATGAGTTTATTCTTGAAGCTTGAAACAAGGATAGGAAACTAAATTTTCCATGTTTACTAATCTCTTCTTTTGGGAGGGGTGCATTGAGACAAGGATGGTGGTACCATCTTACTGCCTGTTCAGAAACTTCTATTAATTATATTCTGGCGTATTACtaaaataagaaagcaatttTATCTTTCTGGTTTAACTCCATGAGTTTAACAAACAGGATAAGAATCAAGTTCTTAGTGTTTAGTTATGCCTCATACAAAAGAAAAGCTGGCATCCTGTCAAGAAAAAGCAAATCCttgaggggagaggagagtgaTGGTGCAGACAACTCAGAACTGTCAAAAAAacgaaaggaaaaaaaaaaagaagctgttCAACCAAcctctctctgttctttctttccacaTCCTGGTCCACTTCATACCATCAACAAGCACAACAAATGTAAAACTTGGAGTAACACAAATGCTACACATCCAGGCCTAAACCACAAAGATGCCTTAGGCAAGCAAACATTAGCAGGTGAGGCTCCTAAACatcacaaaaagaaagacaaccaAACATTATATGCTTCCTGGTGAAAGTACCTACAAAGTATTCTTGCCGTATATTTAATCTGAATTGGATCAAATCTCAAGATTTAACTACCAATTCACAAGCAATATGAAACAGATGACTGTATTAAATGACATCAGAGAAATGCATTCAGAAATCTTAAGTATGCAAACACTCAGGACAGAGGAAACAGTCTCCTCAACAaataaactgaaaggaaaaaagcgGGAGGGAGGGCCTTATACATTAAGAGAGACCTGATGTGTACCCTGACTTGAACCATTGCTAAATATAAACCAACCGAAGAACAAAACACCTTTTTAGTCAAGGAAGTTCCAACACTGACTATTTGAGATTAAGAAATTATGTGATAATACTGATGTCATGGTTATGTCTTTTTAAGAAtccttagccacaaaaaacaatggtaaactAGCACCTCTTCTatcatcctggatggagctggagcccattccattaagtatcacaagaatggagaaacaagcaccacatgtactcaccatcaaattggcactaactgattaacacttatgtgcacaaaCGGTGATAACATTCACCGGGTGTCCGGCaggtggggggcgggaggggatgggtacattcacacctaatgggtgcggggCGCACTGTGTGGGGTATGGACACGACTctggcggggcaaaggcaatatatatgtaacctaaacatctgcaCCCCCGTACTATCcggaaataaaaaggaatcctTAAACTTAGCAATGCATTCTGAAACATCCTGGATGAATACTACGTCTGAGTGAATTGATAATGCTTAAGCGAGTGATAAATACCTGGATGTTCATTATATTCGCTTCCATATACTTAACTGTTTCTCTTAGCAAgtgaaaaccaaaaccaaaagccCTCGCTGTGAGGCTTTGGTCGGAGTCGCGGTACCGCGTTCCAGCGCGGCACCACCCGCCCgtgcctctttcccctccccaggTCTCGGACACCCCGCCTGTTCCAGTGACGAGTGGAAAAGCCCTGTGGGCTCTAGGTCTCCGGATCAGAGAGTGAGCAACGCGGCAGGCAGGACACCGGGGTGAGAGGCTGCGGCCGCGCAGGGGACTCCGCTCCCGGAAGCTCCTCGCACCGTCCCCGCAGACGGCTCCTCGCGGGTGGGCTCCCTCCCCGCGTTCTCTGCCATCCCCATCCTAGGCCTCGCCTTGGCCTTTCTGGGAAGACGAGCATCCTCGTGCTGGGTCAAGACACACGGCCGCCGGTGAGCTCAGGTGGCCGAACAAGGGTTCCAGGCGACACCAGCCGCACACCTACCCGAGAAGCCGGGGCCCCCACTTCTCGCGATAGTTACCTCCCGGGACCCGCGCGGAAGGAGGCAGCACAGGCGCACTGGCGAATGTAAACGGAGTACAGCGCCTCGGCCTCGGTGTAGTCGCCCTTCTTGAAGTGAGCGTGCGCAAGTGCTAGGGTTGCGT of the Lemur catta isolate mLemCat1 chromosome 4, mLemCat1.pri, whole genome shotgun sequence genome contains:
- the TTC32 gene encoding tetratricopeptide repeat protein 32 isoform X1, with amino-acid sequence MEGQRGQESHATLALAHAHFKKGDYTEAEALYSVYIRQCACAASFRAGPGSKCNPEDLATAYNNRGQIKYFRVDFYEAMDDYTSAIEVQPNFEVPYYNRGLILYRLGYFDDALEDFKKVLDINPGFHDATLSLKQTILDKEEKQRRNIENNC
- the TTC32 gene encoding tetratricopeptide repeat protein 32 isoform X2, which encodes MLVFPERPRRGLGWGWQRTRGGSPPARSRLRGRKCNPEDLATAYNNRGQIKYFRVDFYEAMDDYTSAIEVQPNFEVPYYNRGLILYRLGYFDDALEDFKKVLDINPGFHDATLSLKQTILDKEEKQRRNIENNC